From the genome of Labrus bergylta chromosome 12, fLabBer1.1, whole genome shotgun sequence, one region includes:
- the smim1 gene encoding small integral membrane protein 1 translates to MDSNGAGNVQYNRWNEDNINMNVEASQSTGIHNRVCVGSTGLAIKVAGALAALVSIYIIGYVTGYYVHRC, encoded by the exons ATGGACTCCAACGGTGCAGGCAACGTTCAATATAATCGCTGGAACGAAGACAACATCAACATGAACGTAGAGGCGTCACAGTCAACTG GGATCCACAACAGAGTGTGTGTCGGCAGCACTGGATTAGCAATAAAGGTGGCAGGAGCTTTGGCTGCACTGGTGTCCATTTACATCATAGGATACGTGACGGGATACTACGTCCACAGGTGCTGA